From a region of the Candidatus Eisenbacteria bacterium genome:
- the lpxD gene encoding UDP-3-O-(3-hydroxymyristoyl)glucosamine N-acyltransferase: MTHRTLAELAAELGGEVVGDGSIEIRDVAGIKEAEPGDITFLANSRYDAYLDETRASAVICVAGTRSAGKPLLLVANPYLAYQRLVRIFRPHEDQQAKGVHVSAVVAPDVVLGADVSIGPHCIVDAGAVLGARVTLMGGCVVGPRVTIGDETLLWPHVVVREDCRIGARCIFHPGVVIGSDGFGFALDGGRYHKVPQVGNVVIGDDVEIGANSTVDRATTHSTMIGNGTKIDNLVQIGHNVVIGEHGIVVAQVGISGSTVLGDYVTVAGQAGIAGHLTIGKGAVVAGKSGVTQSVPAGATVSGYPAISHSAWKRIAALLQRLPLLFQRARALEERVEKLEKQQSREEVS, translated from the coding sequence ATGACGCACCGCACGCTGGCGGAGCTGGCCGCCGAACTGGGCGGCGAGGTGGTCGGCGACGGTTCGATCGAGATCCGGGACGTGGCGGGCATCAAGGAAGCAGAACCCGGCGACATCACGTTCCTCGCGAATTCTCGCTACGACGCCTACCTCGACGAGACCCGTGCCTCCGCGGTGATCTGCGTGGCCGGGACCCGTTCGGCGGGAAAGCCGCTGTTGCTGGTCGCGAATCCGTATCTCGCTTATCAGCGGCTGGTGCGGATCTTTCGCCCGCACGAGGATCAGCAGGCCAAGGGGGTGCACGTGAGCGCCGTGGTCGCCCCCGACGTGGTGCTGGGGGCCGACGTCTCGATCGGGCCGCACTGCATCGTCGACGCGGGTGCGGTGCTCGGAGCACGCGTCACGCTGATGGGCGGCTGCGTCGTCGGGCCACGCGTGACGATCGGTGACGAGACGCTCCTGTGGCCTCATGTCGTGGTGCGCGAGGATTGCCGCATCGGCGCGCGCTGCATCTTCCATCCCGGCGTCGTCATCGGCAGTGATGGATTCGGTTTCGCGCTCGACGGTGGGCGCTATCACAAGGTGCCGCAGGTCGGTAACGTGGTGATCGGCGACGATGTCGAGATCGGCGCCAATTCCACCGTCGATCGCGCCACGACCCATAGCACGATGATCGGCAACGGCACCAAGATCGACAATCTGGTCCAGATCGGGCACAACGTCGTGATCGGCGAGCACGGCATCGTCGTCGCGCAGGTCGGCATCTCCGGCAGCACGGTATTGGGTGACTACGTGACGGTCGCCGGCCAGGCGGGAATCGCCGGGCATCTCACGATCGGCAAGGGGGCGGTGGTGGCGGGCAAATCGGGGGTCACGCAATCGGTACCGGCGGGCGCGACGGTGAGCGGCTATCCGGCGATCTCTCACTCCGCCTGGAAGCGCATCGCGGCGCTGTTGCAGCGGCTGCCTCTGCTGTTCCAGCGCGCTCGCGCGCTCGAAGAACGCGTCGAGAAGCTCGAGAAACAGCAATCGCGCGAGGAGGTCTCGTGA